The nucleotide window ctccttcgaattctaaaacaatacttcaccaaatgtccttgctttcattttctcatttaaaggAAATGTCCAGGAAGAAATCATTAACGCATATTCTAgtagaaaatgtaattttaaatcaTACCTGGACGTTTGAGTCCGATCCGATTGATAATAAAGAAGAAATAACAGATTTTTTGCTGAAAATTTTCACCTCGCCATGTACCCACGGGCGCAGCCATTTTGATCCCCAGCCATAATATATGTATATGACACTACGTATTAACGAGATCGTCGTGCAGGAAACCACCGAAATGCGAACAAGCAGATGATGACGTAGTTGCTCTTCACAGCTGTGAGCCTGTTGTACACAGTGGGAAATGCCCATTGCCAGAATGGTGACAAGTGCGGACTTTAACATTGATATATCTAAATAAATacagcaaattgaacaaaaatcATGGGATATATGTAGAATATATACCTTATCTAAATAAAAAATCAAGAATAAGTGAAATAAGTGTCCaaatcgtttgttttatttttttttttttttcacgctCGACGCAAGTTCAGGCTGTTGACCAAGATTGTAAACATGAAAAGGGATTCCCCGGCGTTTTTGTACAAGGGGAAACAAATTACATCGAATACGATGGGGTTTCTTCAATTAATAagttactttgacaagttttaaAGCAGATTCTGTAACCATGTGAATAAAAATTACTTGTCTGACATCAAAAATTATATGAAAGCAAATTTGAGGGTAAATACTGGGGCAGAGTCCGAAAGTTCCGATATGCAAAATAGAAACACTGCTTCTTCACGTGTGACAATCAGCTGTGCTTGTTTACATGTGAACTTTGCCGATAAACTTTAAACTGCGGAAAATTATAGTAAATTTGTTACATTATCCTGTGAAAAAGTGTGACTACAGTGATACTAGAAATGGAGGAAGAGGTCCCACACCCGACGCTTGGTTATCAACATCAGCCCCGTTACACAGAAGCTGAAATTTTGGAGCGGAGACGAGCCCGGCGAGCAGCTGAAGAAGTTGCACTTTCACAGCCTGTGATGCAGTCCCAACCTGTACAGCCCGCACATGATGATGAAACTGAAAGACGCTTGAATTCAACAAGTTGGTGCAATTGCGGACATTGTCTGTATGTACCAAATAACGCAACACTTAGAATGTGTGTATGTTGCCAAGAACAACAGGAAGAATTCGAGGGTCTAAGAGACAAACTTGATCATCGTGACTATTCCTGCATCACTTCCCATGAGGATTTCAGGGCAATCTGTTTGACTGATGCAGTACTAGAAATGATGGCAGCTTTCATGAGGGACAGACGGGGTTATGATATGAATCAAGAGTGGTCACATAGGTAGGTATGATCGTAAACCGGTCTCATTAtgtaagggggctatcattttcttcggaaggggtcccaaatttcCAAAAAGACGGCGAATTGCAACCCCTGTTTCGGCAACAAAATGTTATGatccccaccaccgatacaccttaccccctaaacaggctaaaattgtattttgaataaaataaacacactatcgcTCTACAtatttttggtcatcaaaaaaatTATGACCTCTGCCCCAAATTTTATGACCACCCGCACCCCCCCATATATTTTGGACCCCTCCTCaactgaagaaaatgatagccccctaaatgcAATTCTATGCAGGGCAAAAATATCTAATGAATACGGTGTCTGCTCGCTATAAAATATCTGCACCTGggatttacacattacacaaccaTGATGGAGATCTGTAATTTGTCCAAGGCACCCAGTACAATGTAGAATGCAAATGATGCGAGATCAGTGGTGTAATTGGGATGTTTAGCGGGGTGGGCGTCCCAAAACAGGCAGGCGAAAAAAAGTCAAGATAAGTTTTCAACTGCAAAGGAAAGTCGCAAATAAATAAGAGGTAGTCACCTTGCCCTGGCTCCTATACCACTGTGCAAGGATCctgattaaaatatttgaattctttccTGGCAATATATTTTTCAGTAATTTatgatttgttttgttgttttaggCTCTACCGATTACTATCATACCAATCATATACTTACTGGATTCATCAGCGGCTGGGGAAGAAAAACAGGCGAGTGATACCAGCTTGTGTAGTCAACACCATAAGAGAGAGATGGCCAGAGGCTGATCCCACCACCTATGTGTCGTATAAGGAGGCAGATGATGAAATTCAAGATGCATGGGCAATATAGACCATAAAAGGACACTTAATAACTCTCGTCACTCGACTTGAGACAAGATGCACTGTTAAAGTTGATTTAATTTCCCATCCCATTTTTTTACAGGTCTATACCGAAATGAGGCAAAATTACACAAGTTGATGGTGTATGACAGTGTCAAAATATTTCAAAGATGGCTCAAAATTCAATAAAAGATATAAAAAGAATTATGTTGACCTGAAGCTTTTCAGGGCCATATATTcaatgtagaatatttgatgtaacatgttttcgttattttatttattccaattttgtttatttcgaaAATCGATAAAATGTTACTACTACCATGcagatataatttttattttacgtAATCGAACATTCATTAGAAGTTACAAACATTACTGgagaaatagaatggcaatagataaaataataAGACATGTTACATCCAATAAGCGGCCGTTCGATCTTtgattttctcacaaaataatgttCAGTCAAGTGTAATTGTTCAAAATACTTTTATTATTTACAGGCAATATTCAACTGTTTACACATTACATTCTGTGATACGTTGTTACATTTATTTTAAGTGATTTTAAGTATATTTAGACAAAATAAATTACCGTAATAAACATGTTTCAGCATACCCTCTGGAATTCTGAAATTACCTTTTCCTTCAAGCTAtgtatttatttcaaaaattattttgggttaggcggcgaaaaaaaaaatcacagttcCTGTTTTTCAAGTTGGTCTGCATTTCTTTTATCTGGAGGCTAAAATGTCCCTCAAATATCACTTGaaaagaatttgatgtttttttgttgttgtttttttgcaaagACTTCagtcaaaatgcttatttttacatgattatagcaaaagtaaaaaaaaatcttccaAAAAGCTGGGTAGGGTGGTCTTGTAAAACAGTTCAAATGTTGGGGTTTTTTCGCCGCTTAATATGTATGTAAATGCTCAACAACCATTTCAGATTTGGTAATTTTACTTGCAAACCTTTGATGAGCGCATAGTACCGTGATGCTAATAACGCAAATAGTGCAAAGTTCGAAGTTCTtttataaatttccactcggcaacagccgATCACCTCAGCAATCAATCGGAAACAAGTGCATTGCAACACAGTAAAGATGCGATGTACGCTAAAAACACGCCTCGTCAAAAGTATGCAGTAAGAGATttctttatcattattatttaactCTTCATATGGGTTGcaaaatatatgtacatgtacctcTTCCGAAATACTTGGATAGATCATCAGCCAAATGACGGTCAGAATTTATTTGGCCATAACTGGGATCCATCCGCAAGAACTTGTGTTGTGACCCTGGGGTTGTTACTGTCCAATTAGGTGGATAAAAGtgctgtaaactttcatcattcttttgtcaacCTGTAACaggggtgatggaatgcagtttaaaatccggGCAAACCTACATTATTTCACACATTTCAGGTACACGTAGGATGAATCCATCAATATCtaccattgaggtataggaaagTGTGAAATCAGATTCGTCGTTaacccacagaattaaaaccaaagAACCATGACTCCCTACCATAGCAACaggtgaaaacattttttgaatatatcgtgctgcactacaagcaggttgcactcatcacctgtgtatgtctgcaatcatacaaTACTGCTCATTTCAAACATACTGATCTttcaggtgcaagtgatcagcatgatatggttcaatgcagaggtaccacagGAACATACTAGTGCAGCATGGTGTAATTGTCAAATTGTTTtcacttattgctatggtagttaatccgattagtaCATCACTTAGCCAGCGAATACCACCATGTGCAATGGCGTGAAAATAGCctgaaaatgaccagaatggccctaaaacgggctgaaaataaaagaaattgtgtaAATCTGGACTACTAAAAAGCCCAAATTCAGGCAAAAgtctgaaaacttacatccctgatgTATGTACATAAACAAGTAATTTGTTCTTACATAATATATTATTGTGAGCGCTACAATTTTGTACAAATAAAAGTTATATACAGAGTACTTGATACTAAACACGCTTTCTTCTGTTATCaatatacatttaaaacaaaCGTTGTTGTCTAATCGTTCTTCAAGCATGCTTTCAACTGTTCAGTCTTTGACCTAATTACATGTAGTTCTGTGTGCTTAACCAAATGTAGAAAGCATTTACTAGTTTgacaaatgagtgaatgttcttagtcatccagtagtatcaaacagagttttggaattaaatctaattctgaacttactttttgcaactattgcgcgCTGCGTTGAATCACCAgattcatcaggcaactgacccgtgagcagtccaacgggtcagttgcctgatgaagtctggtggttccagacgttAACgccgcaatagttgcaaaaagtaagttccagtatcaGATTTAATTCCAAACCTCCATTTACTAGTTTCCAGCCTACTATATGGCAATTGCAATGGACTCTTCCCCATGCATTATTATCACAAAGAAATgtgaactaaataaataacaagaATTATTTATGCCAAGATCGAAACTTTTGTCATTCAATTAAGTGTTTTGACCAAACATGAATGCTGAAAGGGACAGCATTTAGTATAATTTTTGGGGTTTGCCTCAAAACAGATGCTCCAAATGTGCTCTCGGGGAAATAATTAGGGGAGAGGCACTAATTAAGTCAATTGTACATTGAAATCAGCCAATTACACACATGAAACTTGTAGATTCATACTTGCccctaaggcgacgaaaaaagaaaaaaccctgttctacaggcccgaccgaccaagattttgaacaaattggaaaaagttttcctgtacaaatgaatgccgacccaaattttggaaattttggaaaaaaatttttctttgtattttcacatattgcaaattatttacagatcttcttttttttttgtgtttttccccccccccccaaaaaggcAGAccgaccgttttttttttttttgtcgcctaaggtTATAGTCCATTCCTCAAGAGAGTGGTGTCAGTACTTTGACAGAGTTCCTTCATGTGTACAGATGTACCGCCTTTGATACCACATGTAAAATCTTACAGACAGATCTATCATTATATATCAAGACATACATGTAGCACATGCATggctaaaaaaaatcaatttatttcccaCAACTAAGCCAAATTTCAATTGAACGGTAACAATTCACATATTTTGTAATGCATTTCATACGGCAACAACCAAAGATAGGCGATCCCATGATACTAatgaaacatccgggtacttgagaaccaaTCTACTATAAATTTCAATGGAATGAATACAGCTGTCAACAGTGTTGTGATTCtctgcgtacactgtgtgatggACACCCGTGTGtgcgtaacgcggaagtgaatcaaaccttgccaaaaatattgtatccatggtcgtgcgttcgcgttgtgtCCATGAAATTGAATGTTTTACTTTTAGTATACCGATGTTTTCAGGGATCATCTCAATGCTTATCGACTCAAGTTTTGGACATATTTTGAGTGTTTGAAAATTGCGTCTTTGAAAAGTCAATCAACCGCTAAGAATTGTGTGGAACTCTGTGATtactagactggttctcaagtacccggatgtttcagtagcatcatgggactgcttataaatcttctctgggCCACAAGATTTTCCTCCAAATCCCAAGATATCCATTAGCTTACCCGATTTCACATTTTTTTCCGGCACAGTAGTTACACTATGCAACATAAAGATGCAAGTTTATGTAAGCACAGAGAGAATGCGCGATGCCAAATAAACACAGAAATGCACACATTTTGGATACAATTCTGCATTTAAAGGTACGACTgtaaatttcacaattttcgaGCACTCGTTCCAAAAAGCTGatccataatgatctgcaacTCAATCCATGACTCTCAcaacaaaatgtatgaaaatatagAATGAAAAAGTAAGCAACTTTTAATATTGcatttttttgttgagaaaaaatcacacattttgaaaCAAATGCTAAATGTGAATTTACAAAAACTGCTGGCGCATACATTTGGCTCCCTGTGCTTATGTTTATGCAATCACATTTTTGCTTGTACAATCCATATTTCAGTTCAATGTGACAGTTTCAGTTAGATAATCTGGTCAGTGCTCACAAGAGACAAAATGTCAGAaaaggtacactattttggtttCAATATAGGGTCAAAACTGATAAATCAGAAGtacttggaattgaaaaatcggcgaaaataaagtatctctaaactactcctttttattcataaatcaaaggcagtcctttgaagtttcattctggaaaatatgacAATCAAATCTTGTGAATATTTATTTCTATATCAATTTGAATAAttgaaaaattataattattgatttttttccaagttctgccgatttatcggttttgaccctaTAGTGGATTTACCATAAATCAACaaactacattgtacatgtaggcgTCCAGTTTAACCCCTTCAGTGCATAGTAATCTCACATTCTTAATCCTTTCCAAATCTTGTCTTATGGGCAGTGATTGCTTCCTCCTTTGTTGGCGGGAATGTTACTCGTAACAATGTTCGGTGGTAGAACTGGAGGTTGGAAGCTGTCACTGGTTTTGTTGGAAACCACTTTCCTGTGCAACACTTCCTTCATTAGATCGTCAACATGCCGGTAACTCTTCTCTTCAAATATAGGCTTGGCCACCCACTTCTTGTTCTGTTTTGCATGTACCAACTGGAAACGTTTCTCTCCAGCTGGCGCAGACTTAGCCGTTTGCTTCTTTACAACTGCCTGTTTCCTTCCCACATTAAAATTGTGGTCCATGGCAGCAAGTCTGCTTCGAGCTACCATCCCTTCATACCTGAAGCCGCTGCGCTTCGGACAGTACTTGGTGAGCATGCCATTGAAGTTTTCCAGCGCACCAGTGTGGCAGAAGAGGCTCAGCTTCTTCACTCCTTCCAATAGTCGCTTATCTTCGAGGAGGCTGTTGAGCGCTTGGTGTGGAGGGGATCCAGACTCAAGCCACTTCAATTCTTCACTTTCTCTTTCGGATAACGCATCATGGCCACACTTGTGAAACTCCTGTCCATGATCCCATTCATGCTGGTTTGTAACGTGGTATGTAATTGAATGCCACCGTTCCAGCAAATCTGTCACATTGCTATTGCAGTTCTCTGCACTCCACCACAGGTGGGTTTTGACAGCAGGAACCCATGCCATCAGCTCTTCTGTGTCACGCTTCTTGGCTTTAGTTGCAAGTTTTTGGCCACAGATTTCGCTAAATGCCATACATCGTTTTGATGATTTATCTCTGGGTAGTCCTCTTTCATCATCTTCTGGATACCCAGATGTCTATCTGTAGCCAGAACTTCAACTTTTACCCCATTGTCTTTAATCCGGTTCAACACCCTCTTACACGCCTCCTTCTCCATGGCATTGCTGCTGCTTACCTCTGTAACCTGTACAGTCTCTGTATCATGAATGATATTGGTAGCCATGTCCATTATTGAGTATGTGCAAAATTTTGCACAGTAGCCAGGGGTATCGCACCTGCCGTCTGCACAGTATCTTGCTCCACTTGCCCTAACCGACTCAAACAAACCCTGTTGATGTTCATGCCATGCATCATGAACTGTTGGAAACAAATAGTCTCCTTGGTGCTGGTTGTAAGTCGACTTACTAATGATTTGTAAACGGAGTAGTTTAGCAAACCGATGGATCTTCCCAAATTGCGATCCACTGAAGAGGATGGATGCGGGGATGAGTAGGTTTCCTGCCGGGATCTTCCCGGAGCCTTCTCCAACCATGGGCTGTGCTTCCCAGGAGAAGTCGTGGCCGTTGATGCATTGTAGTTTAAGAGACAGGCAAGAGCCAATTATGGAACCAAATTGTTCATCGCTGTCTGGCAAAATAAGAACTTGATTACACTCCTTACAACGGACTTGACGTACCAAGGCTCTCAACTCCTCTTCAAATACTATGTACTTCTTAGACAAGACCGGTTTCATGGCTGGGTCTGAGTCAGTCAGAGTTAATTCATCTTCAGATGAACTGCCGGAACTGCTGCTGCTGACATCTTCATCACACCACACATAGTCAGGATCACTGTCAGTTGTGTTTTCTTCCGAATCACTGGAGGATTCGTCGTCTTCTGAATACACCAATCTCTTGGGCTGATATGGTTTTGGGGTGGTTTGGAGCCGAGGGGACATCACTGTATGTAGATTTTCATGTTCCTCTTCTGGCTGTTTGTGTTGCTCTTGTGGATGTTTCTGTTGCTCTTGTGGTGGTGGTGCGTGTTCCTCTACCATTGGCTGTTTGTGTTCCTCTACCGTTGCCTGTTTCTGTGGTGTCAGCATGTAATAGTGGTGATCCATTTTGATCGTCTTGGGATTTGCCACTGTAAAATACAAttggtaaataaacaaataaattaaacaattttcACATACCAGCACATTTGTGAAAATGTACTTTTCAGAAAATCAAATTCAAATCTACCAATATTATTTCAGGTTTATACTTCAAATATACATTACATTTTAATTTTGCCTTTGTCTGGTATGCTTGATAGCTTTCAATTTTGCTTGTACAAAATATTGCTTTGCATACTCACTTCTACAGGTGTACCATTCCATGTAAAATGCATTTCATTAAATAGGGGATTTCAAAAATACACCAGTTTACATATTTGCTGTCAGCAAAGAAGAGCATtcgtttacattttgagagctacACAGCGTAAACCTGGAAGTGGGGTTCCGCTTGGCAAATGCAATTGTCTCACAACCACAGGCAATCTGATTGACACATCGAAAAATCGTCCCTTGCCAAAGCCTGGCATATTGACGGGGCGTACACATCAATCGGAGCAATAGAGAGCCATACTCCTCTggaattgaacataaatattgaTCCTTTAATGCAATAAATTGTTTTCTTACCATCCATTCCAGTTTGTATTCCCTGCGATGTAAATGATCTTATCCCAGTAGATGATTTGTGTAAGACACATGTACATGTGCAGGTAGGAGCGGCAGCCAATGCTTGAGGGCCATGTGATGTTACCTTTTAAAACAAGCGAAAATATACAAGATATTATTGCATGTGCTTGACTTAGAGATGAtactaaacaaaaggaatatctCTTGATATTGATAAAGCATGTCATGCTAGGGTTTCAGGACACATGCATATGGGTTGGAATCACActgtaatgtacatgtacatgtactcttATGAGGACAGTGTCTCAATGATGCGGACTCCTCCAGGCTGACCATTGGGTATAAAATGCTATTTtggggttgttgtttttttgctcttGATTGTATTTCTTAAAAAAATGCAGAACTTAAAAATCATATAAAGATAATAATAGAATTTGGGGAAATAAGGCCAAACGGAATTTGGCAAATTAATTATTTTGGGACTTCTTGATGAATTTGCTGGATAATTTTCCCAAAAAACAAAGGGGGTGGTCCTGTATGCTTTTAATGAACGAGTGTGGTTGACAATCCTACTTTTTGGCCTACTGTTACAATTTTAACAACATCTCCCAAAACACAGCAATTTGTAACAGCATATCCCCTAGCCATCAAACGAAATTgtttttgtaaataataataataatcacctCAGTAGTAGATGCAGAGGATTGTACACTTGATGTGGCAACATTATCAACAGCATGAATTTGACTGGTACTTGGTTGCTGATCATGAAGAGAACTGCTTGATGATTCACCATCTTGGGAGTGACTAGGACTGTAGTGATGTGATGCGGATGGAGGTagctgaaaaataaagaaaaatgccTTATGTCAACAGATTGTGGTATTGATAGTGTCACAAATAACATGCACAAATTATGAAGCACATTGAAAACACCAGTCTGTTCAGCTTACAATGTATacaaggcggaaattattcggctttttttACTGCacacgtcaataaagtcccaactcatgctcgGTTAAATTCACAACTAGCGTATGCATTGCACCCAACTGCGTGCATCattgcatgccattctatatcaatacacggtgtccCATGTCTAATTTTTCCGCCTGATATACAtgtaaaccgaacaaacttttaaAAGCCAACAATTCCTGTTTATACAGCCACTGCCAAATGTAATATGCCAAAAGAAAGTAAGACATCTTTTTTATTCCAGTTTGCAATACACCATTTCATATCAAGATCTGAAAAGTTTGGAAAACCGTGCTATTTATCCAGTAAGCTAGGGGGACAAGAATGTCATGAACAACGGCACCCTTTTGCgtcaaaatacagcttatttagccaatgtgaacatggggtcattggtttaaatattttcctagcatattgaattaacacctcagctacttggtttttcaaaataagatactaaatggaaagaaatgataaaatgttcttgtcattttttgtcaatcaaaatttttCTGCAGAATGTTTTGTTTATGCATCACCTCTAACACaggtcagtctcttacacaagacatacaaccacacgcttgattgcacattgagtatccttggcaaaatGTATACCTCTCTCATTTGTACTTGATCATCAAAAGTTCATCTTCATTTAGGATGCCTGTGACACATTAAAACTTCACACTGTACTTTTATGTGCATGCgataggggaaattatttcatgcttcagaTTTTATCAGAATTATTAAGTATGAAAAGGTCTATGACCACAAAACAACAAACCTAAATGAGAACAAACTAAAGAAAATAAACAATCGAAATAGTAGCCCTATTGATAATATCCCGTAGCAAATAGCTATCCAACAAAATTGAGATCAAACTAAACAAAAGTAacagtttgatatttaaaaagatAATCACCTCAGTAGGAGATGCAGAAGATTGTACACTTGGTGTGGCAACAATATCAACAGCATGAATTTGACTGGTACTTGGTTGCTGATCATGAAGAGAACTGCTTGATGATTCACCATCTTGGGAGTGACTAGGACTGCGGTGGGGTGATGCTAATGCAGGTAGCTGTAAAATAAAGGAAACTACCTGATGTCAACCAGTTTAGGGATTCCAAtgtgtttcactgttgttcatcaccatcAATACGTTTGTATCGTCTGCATGGTTCCACTGTCGTTAGAATTTGTAAGATGCATATTGCCCCAGACATGCTcattgctcatacctttgggcggcactCAATGGACAATTTTCATAACAGCTCCCATGTTTAGATGTTACctaaaatactgaattcaacatgCATGTTCAAGGCATGACTAATTTAACAAGCTCACACGTTAATTTACGCTATGAATGGAAAAGTGTAGATTGCCCACTAATTAATAATGTTTGGCTCCTATACAGGAAGGGAGATATTGAATATGTATTAGCAGGAAAATCATGACTGCATTCTGGAAAGTGCTACAAAGCCTACAATTACCAAACCACACCCTCCTCTCCAGTCTCAGTGATCTGATCATGTATACAAAAAACAAACACCCTGAGATACCAGTGACTTGCCACCAAACAATTGTGAGCCATGATAGGGAGCGTAGCGATCAGGGTGCAACGCCTCATGGCTAGGTACATTTTACATGTAGAAACAAAATTAGCATATTCTTGTTTGTgatttatgcattttttttttgggtgtatTTGGCATTTATTTAAATTactgaaaaaatttgaaaaactggCATACCGGTATgtaaatgtatacatgtacagtatGGTTTAATTGAGCGTCATCATTAATCGACATTTACCTTTCCATGCTTTCTATGACTGCTTGGTTTTTACGCATACTGGCTGCTCCTTTGTGAGGTCACTGTCTTCACTGATTGGTATTGTGGCTTCAAGAAGCTGTAAATATTAGGAAAAATAGACAATCCTAATTACTTAGTCAAATGTGACATGCAGTGCAGCAATGTGCAGATTTTTGTATTTCACATGAAATACGATTCTTAGCATATTTGAATTTGGAAAAAAACTGCAAAAATGTTTTGCTTTAATTCAGCATTCAAAGAGTTTTCTGGATCATTTAATTTTGCCTcttcaagaaataaaaaatacaaaccGAGTGACCACTTGGTCTTCACTTtgaatcaaatttaatttttcaaaaatgtaaaaaaacatgcattttacatgtaaacacaaattgatcaaaatgattaaaatcccCTGCACAAAGCTGGGTAATCCTCATTTTGACCCttgcagatgaaaacacaaaaacaaaaacttggtTGGCTGACCCAGATTTTGCGCAAGTTATGTATTTTACCTCTTCAAGCAAAAAAATCCAATGTCGGGTCATGTTCAGttagttcagttttatttcaaattgttttcaGAATTATCAAGCTTACAAGCAGTCATTTGTTGTGTCATAACTGAAACTGTCACTGTAAGCATGATGAGTGT belongs to Amphiura filiformis chromosome 18, Afil_fr2py, whole genome shotgun sequence and includes:
- the LOC140139880 gene encoding uncharacterized protein encodes the protein MEEEVPHPTLGYQHQPRYTEAEILERRRARRAAEEVALSQPVMQSQPVQPAHDDETERRLNSTSWCNCGHCLYVPNNATLRMCVCCQEQQEEFEGLRDKLDHRDYSCITSHEDFRAICLTDAVLEMMAAFMRDRRGYDMNQEWSHRLYRLLSYQSYTYWIHQRLGKKNRRVIPACVVNTIRERWPEADPTTYVSYKEADDEIQDAWAI
- the LOC140139881 gene encoding LOW QUALITY PROTEIN: uncharacterized protein (The sequence of the model RefSeq protein was modified relative to this genomic sequence to represent the inferred CDS: deleted 2 bases in 1 codon), producing MDVANPKTIKMDHHYYMLTPQKQATVEEHKQPMVEEHAPPPQEQQKHPQEQHKQPEEEHENLHTVMSPRLQTTPKPYQPKRLVYSEDDESSSDSEENTTDSDPDYVWCDEDVSSSSSGSSSEDELTLTDSDPAMKPVLSKKYIVFEEELRALVRQVRCKECNQVLILPDSDEQFGSIIGSCLSLKLQCINGHDFSWEAQPMVGEGSGKIPAGNLLIPASILFSGSQFGKIHRFAKLLRLQIISKSTYNQHQGDYLFPTVHDAWHEHQQGLFESVRASGARYCADGRCDTPGYCAKFCTYSIMDMATNIIHDTETVQVTEVSSSNAMEKEACKRVLNRIKDNGVKVEVLATDRHLGIQKMMKEDYPEINHQNDVWHLAKCGQKLATKAKKRDTEELMAWVPAVKTHLWWSAENCNSNVTDLLERWHSITYHVTNQHEWDHGQEFHKCGHDALSERESEELKWLESGSPPHQALNSLLEDKRLLEGVKKLSLFCHTGALENFNGMLTKYCPKRSGFRYEGMVARSRLAAMDHNFNVGRKQAVVKKQTAKSAPAGEKRFQLVHAKQNKKWVAKPIFEEKSYRHVDDLMKEVLHRKVVSNKTSDSFQPPVLPPNIVTSNIPANKGGSNHCP